Proteins encoded in a region of the Zea mays cultivar B73 chromosome 2, Zm-B73-REFERENCE-NAM-5.0, whole genome shotgun sequence genome:
- the LOC100384732 gene encoding uncharacterized protein isoform X6, translating to MSSRNEAPSSVAGEYDPKSDPTRKPRKSTDPGWKYGFWPDLQNKDKVECTLCGQVVSGGIKRLKQHLAGAYGDAKLCPKASSALRKEMTSYLEANKRKRPMFLDEDEEDDEVVEVAAADGANDTSAVESQASKVQPSSGTAAKKRQSTLQFKANSKAQPKTTKSVVEMLRRTPEEVVDERLSGSYQPTILASAKSKEDKHYVDMQWALFFYECGVPFNAAAARQFQIAIEATTQFGSGYKPPTPYQLGEPLLQEAVKSTTTMREEHERAWKHYGCTLMSDGWSDRRGRHLINFLVNSPEGTYFLESVDASSEVHDAYMLADLLEKKVDEIGRDKVVQVVTDNGANYKAAGKLLMDRIPTLFWSPCAAHCLDLMLEDIGNLKEFKKPIARARRVTTFIYRHGRILAAMREKTGGADLVRPAATRFATSFLTLKSLYKHKDALKALFASTAWTDNRLSKTSAGLDVYNIVFSTQFWNSVEDCLRASGPLLIVLRVVDGDERPAMPEVQALMKCAKEKINQSFAVQSKKNLLKKIITIIERRWEKQMDHPLYGAAMYLNPGKLHPLIRNDDDATVGQLRGCFLDVLARMVDDEETRDKINSQAMDYEFLRGAAFSNKMAKDNLQTMTPLEWWRSYGGRAIELQRFARRLVSLCASSSGCERNWSTFEFIHTKKRNRLLHKRLNSIVFISYNRKMKARFQKLRQKKGKNFDPLVHEDFNWDNEWADSLHVVPEGGRGCECDLTWDLVDNAIGASQALRGRNLPRRAHNVYSRRNSVAAQNMSEAEEEDEDEDEDVPHDDAEITDCEDESNGGNDGEEGEAPNIPGEFDDDF from the exons ATGTCTTCTCGAAATGAAGCTCCATCTTCTGTGGCTGGTGAGTACGACCCGAAGAGCGATCCTACCCGGAAGCCACGGAAGTCTACTGATCCAGGGTGGAAGTATGGATTTTGGCCGGATCTTCAAAATAAAGATAAGGTGGAATGCACCCTATGTGGTCAGGTTGTTAGTGGAGGAATAAAGAGGTTAAAGCAACATTTGGCAGGGGCATATGGAGATGCAAAGTTATGCCCCAAGGCTAGCAGTGCATTAAGGAAGGAGATGACAAGTTATTTGGAGGCAAACAAGAGAAAAAGACCAATGTTtctagatgaagatgaagaagatgatgaagtGGTGGAGGTGGCAGCAGCAGATGGGGCAAATGATACATCTGCTGTGGAGTCTCAAGCATCCAAGGTGCAGCCCAGTTCTGGTACAGCAGCCAAAAAAAGACAATCAACCTTGCAATTTAAGGCAAATAGTAAAGCACAGCCAAAGACAACCAAGTCCGTAGTTGAGATGTTGCGGAGAACACCAGAGGAGGTGGTGGATGAGAGACTTTCAGGCTCTTATCAGCCCACAATCTTGGCTAGTGCAAAAAGCAAGGAGGACAAACACTATGTGGACATGCAGTGGGCTTTGTTCTTCTATGAGTGCGGTGTACCTTTCAATGCCGCGGCAGCTAGGCAATTTCAGATTGCAATTGAGGCCACAACACAGTTTGGTTCAGGGTATAAGCCTCCAACACCGTACCAACTAGGCGAGCCATTGCTACAAGAGGCTGTGAAGTCAACAACTACAATGAGGGAGGAACATGAGCGTGCATGGAAACACTATGGTTGCACACTCATGTCTGATGGATGGTCTGATAGGAGGGGACGCCATCTCATTAACTTCTTAGTGAACAGCCCAGAGGGCACTTACTTTTTAGAGTCCGTTGATGCATCTAGTGAAGTACATGATGCATACATGCTTGCTGATTTGCTTGAGAAAAAAGTTGATGAGATTGGGAGAGACAAGGTTGTACAAGTTGTTACTGATAATGGTGCCAATTACAAAGCTGCAGGCAAGCTTCTAATGGATAGGATTCCTACATTATTTTGGAGTCCATGTGCTGCACATTGCTTGGACCTAATGTTGGAGGACATAGGAAACTTGAAGGAATTCAAGAAACCAATTGCACGTGCAAGGCGTGTGACAACTTTCATATACCGACATGGGAGAATTCTTGCTGCCATGAGAGAGAAAACTGGTGGGGCTGATCTTGTGAGGCCTGCCGCCACTCGTTTTGCTACTTCCTTTCTCACATTGAAGAGCTTGTACAAGCACAAGGATGCTTTGAAGGCTTTATTTGCAAGCACAGCTTGGACTGATAACAGGTTGTCAAAGACAAGTGCTGGATTGGATGTGTATAACATTGTCTTCTCCACACAGTTTTGGAATTCAGTAGAAGATTGCCTTAGAGCTTCAGGGCCACTACTTATTGTACTTAGGGTGGTAGATGGAGATGAGAGGCCAGCTATGCCAGAGGTCCAAGCATTGATGAAATGTGCAAAGGAAAAGATCAATCAAAGCTTTGCTGTCCAAAGCAAGAAGAATTTActcaagaaaatcataactataaTTGAACGGCGTTGGGAGAAACAGATGGATCACCCATTGTATGGGGCTGCAATGTATTTGAACCCAGGAAAGCTGCATCCTCTCATAAGAAATGATGATGATGCTACTGTTGGTCAGCTAAGAGGTTGCTTTCTTGATGTGCTTGCAAGAATGGTAGATGATGAGGAAACTAGAGACAAGATCAATTCTCAAGCAATGGATTACGAGTTTCTTAGAGGAGCAGCTTTTTCAAATAAGATGGCCAAAGATAACCTACAAACTATGACCCCAC TTGAGTGGTGGCGTTCGTATGGTGGTCGTGCTATTGAGTTACAGAGATTTGCTAGACGTTTGGTGAGTCTTTGTGCGTCTTCATCAGGTTGTGAACGCAATTGGAGTACCTTTGAATTT ATCCATACAAAGAAAAGAAACCGATTGTTGCATAAGAGGTTGAATTCTATTGTCTTCATTTCCTACAACAGAAAGATGAAAGCTAGGTTCCAAAAACTACGCCAGAAGAAGGGGAAAAACTTTGATCCATTGGTTCATGAGGACTTCAACTGGGACAATGAGTGGGCTGATTCTTTGCATGTAGTCCCTGAAGGTGGGCGTGGGTGTGAGTGTGACCTTACATGGGACCTTGTGGATAATGCCATTGGAGCATCGCAAGCACTTCGTGGCCGAAACTTACCAAGAAGGGCCCATAATGTGTATTCAAGAAGAAATTCTGTTGCTGCACAAAACATGTCAGAGGCTGAAGAggaagatgaagatgaagatgaagatgttCCACATGACGATGCAGAAATCACAGATTGTGAAGATGAATCTAATGGTGGCAATGATGGTGAAGAAGGGGAGGCACCCAATATCCCAGGAGAGTTTGATGATGATTTTTGA
- the LOC100384732 gene encoding uncharacterized protein isoform X5 yields the protein MSSRNEAPSSVAGEYDPKSDPTRKPRKSTDPGWKYGFWPDLQNKDKVECTLCGQVVSGGIKRLKQHLAGAYGDAKLCPKASSALRKEMTSYLEANKRKRPMFLDEDEEDDEVVEVAAADGANDTSAVESQASKVQPSSGTAAKKRQSTLQFKANSKAQPKTTKSVVEMLRRTPEEVVDERLSGSYQPTILASAKSKEDKHYVDMQWALFFYECGVPFNAAAARQFQIAIEATTQFGSGYKPPTPYQLGEPLLQEAVKSTTTMREEHERAWKHYGCTLMSDGWSDRRGRHLINFLVNSPEGTYFLESVDASSEVHDAYMLADLLEKKVDEIGRDKVVQVVTDNGANYKAAGKLLMDRIPTLFWSPCAAHCLDLMLEDIGNLKEFKKPIARARRVTTFIYRHGRILAAMREKTGGADLVRPAATRFATSFLTLKSLYKHKDALKALFASTAWTDNRLSKTSAGLDVYNIVFSTQFWNSVEDCLRASGPLLIVLRVVDGDERPAMPEVQALMKCAKEKINQSFAVQSKKNLLKKIITIIERRWEKQMDHPLYGAAMYLNPGKLHPLIRNDDDATVGQLRGCFLDVLARMVDDEETRDKINSQAMDYEFLRGAAFSNKMAKDNLQTMTPRKCLWLLLVYYLLVVASSLLNCCDVIAVEWWRSYGGRAIELQRFARRLVSLCASSSGCERNWSTFEFIHTKKRNRLLHKRLNSIVFISYNRKMKARFQKLRQKKGKNFDPLVHEDFNWDNEWADSLHVVPEGGRGCECDLTWDLVDNAIGASQALRGRNLPRRAHNVYSRRNSVAAQNMSEAEEEDEDEDEDVPHDDAEITDCEDESNGGNDGEEGEAPNIPGEFDDDF from the exons ATGTCTTCTCGAAATGAAGCTCCATCTTCTGTGGCTGGTGAGTACGACCCGAAGAGCGATCCTACCCGGAAGCCACGGAAGTCTACTGATCCAGGGTGGAAGTATGGATTTTGGCCGGATCTTCAAAATAAAGATAAGGTGGAATGCACCCTATGTGGTCAGGTTGTTAGTGGAGGAATAAAGAGGTTAAAGCAACATTTGGCAGGGGCATATGGAGATGCAAAGTTATGCCCCAAGGCTAGCAGTGCATTAAGGAAGGAGATGACAAGTTATTTGGAGGCAAACAAGAGAAAAAGACCAATGTTtctagatgaagatgaagaagatgatgaagtGGTGGAGGTGGCAGCAGCAGATGGGGCAAATGATACATCTGCTGTGGAGTCTCAAGCATCCAAGGTGCAGCCCAGTTCTGGTACAGCAGCCAAAAAAAGACAATCAACCTTGCAATTTAAGGCAAATAGTAAAGCACAGCCAAAGACAACCAAGTCCGTAGTTGAGATGTTGCGGAGAACACCAGAGGAGGTGGTGGATGAGAGACTTTCAGGCTCTTATCAGCCCACAATCTTGGCTAGTGCAAAAAGCAAGGAGGACAAACACTATGTGGACATGCAGTGGGCTTTGTTCTTCTATGAGTGCGGTGTACCTTTCAATGCCGCGGCAGCTAGGCAATTTCAGATTGCAATTGAGGCCACAACACAGTTTGGTTCAGGGTATAAGCCTCCAACACCGTACCAACTAGGCGAGCCATTGCTACAAGAGGCTGTGAAGTCAACAACTACAATGAGGGAGGAACATGAGCGTGCATGGAAACACTATGGTTGCACACTCATGTCTGATGGATGGTCTGATAGGAGGGGACGCCATCTCATTAACTTCTTAGTGAACAGCCCAGAGGGCACTTACTTTTTAGAGTCCGTTGATGCATCTAGTGAAGTACATGATGCATACATGCTTGCTGATTTGCTTGAGAAAAAAGTTGATGAGATTGGGAGAGACAAGGTTGTACAAGTTGTTACTGATAATGGTGCCAATTACAAAGCTGCAGGCAAGCTTCTAATGGATAGGATTCCTACATTATTTTGGAGTCCATGTGCTGCACATTGCTTGGACCTAATGTTGGAGGACATAGGAAACTTGAAGGAATTCAAGAAACCAATTGCACGTGCAAGGCGTGTGACAACTTTCATATACCGACATGGGAGAATTCTTGCTGCCATGAGAGAGAAAACTGGTGGGGCTGATCTTGTGAGGCCTGCCGCCACTCGTTTTGCTACTTCCTTTCTCACATTGAAGAGCTTGTACAAGCACAAGGATGCTTTGAAGGCTTTATTTGCAAGCACAGCTTGGACTGATAACAGGTTGTCAAAGACAAGTGCTGGATTGGATGTGTATAACATTGTCTTCTCCACACAGTTTTGGAATTCAGTAGAAGATTGCCTTAGAGCTTCAGGGCCACTACTTATTGTACTTAGGGTGGTAGATGGAGATGAGAGGCCAGCTATGCCAGAGGTCCAAGCATTGATGAAATGTGCAAAGGAAAAGATCAATCAAAGCTTTGCTGTCCAAAGCAAGAAGAATTTActcaagaaaatcataactataaTTGAACGGCGTTGGGAGAAACAGATGGATCACCCATTGTATGGGGCTGCAATGTATTTGAACCCAGGAAAGCTGCATCCTCTCATAAGAAATGATGATGATGCTACTGTTGGTCAGCTAAGAGGTTGCTTTCTTGATGTGCTTGCAAGAATGGTAGATGATGAGGAAACTAGAGACAAGATCAATTCTCAAGCAATGGATTACGAGTTTCTTAGAGGAGCAGCTTTTTCAAATAAGATGGCCAAAGATAACCTACAAACTATGACCCCACGTAAGTGTTTGTGGCTGTTACTAGTTTACTACTTACTAGTTGTTGCTAGTAGCTTGCTAAATTGTTGTGATGTTATTGCAGTTGAGTGGTGGCGTTCGTATGGTGGTCGTGCTATTGAGTTACAGAGATTTGCTAGACGTTTGGTGAGTCTTTGTGCGTCTTCATCAGGTTGTGAACGCAATTGGAGTACCTTTGAATTT ATCCATACAAAGAAAAGAAACCGATTGTTGCATAAGAGGTTGAATTCTATTGTCTTCATTTCCTACAACAGAAAGATGAAAGCTAGGTTCCAAAAACTACGCCAGAAGAAGGGGAAAAACTTTGATCCATTGGTTCATGAGGACTTCAACTGGGACAATGAGTGGGCTGATTCTTTGCATGTAGTCCCTGAAGGTGGGCGTGGGTGTGAGTGTGACCTTACATGGGACCTTGTGGATAATGCCATTGGAGCATCGCAAGCACTTCGTGGCCGAAACTTACCAAGAAGGGCCCATAATGTGTATTCAAGAAGAAATTCTGTTGCTGCACAAAACATGTCAGAGGCTGAAGAggaagatgaagatgaagatgaagatgttCCACATGACGATGCAGAAATCACAGATTGTGAAGATGAATCTAATGGTGGCAATGATGGTGAAGAAGGGGAGGCACCCAATATCCCAGGAGAGTTTGATGATGATTTTTGA